AATGCGACTTTGTAGATATTGTGCAATCCCTGTTGCGTCAATATGAGATTGACGCGAAGTGGCTCGAATTTGAAGTGACGGAGACGTCTATCCTCCCAGAAGAGACCTTGCCTGATGAGGCTATCCGGCAGTTACGGGCCTTGGGCATTGCGATTTACTTGGACGATTTCGGCACAGGATATTCTTCGCTTAGCTGGTTAGAGCGGCTCGATGTGGACGGCATCAAGTTGGACAAGTCGTTTATCAGTCGTGCACCCCATCACGCCAGTTCCACCCAAATTGTCCGCGCTGTGATTCGGTTGGCACATCAACTGAAACTGATTGTCATCGCGGAGGGCGTAGAAACTGTGGAGCAGTTACAGTACTTACAGGCGCAAGCCTGTGACGAAGTGCAAGGGTATTTGTATAGTCGGCCCGTGCCTGTTAATCTATTTGAGGAGTATCTGAGGGGCGGCAGATTTCATGTCGCGGTGCAGCGTCTGGTATCCTCACACCTTTCGTAATTTACGTCTATCGAGATTTTATCGTGACTTTTTCAGGAATCCACAATTGCCCCATATCCTTCACACATACCTATGAATCTTTATTGCGAAAAGAAGTATGAGTCCGCATAATGAATGCTATAGTTACTAAATTATTCAACGCATCATGAATCTCAACACAGAGAAATATCCCTTCGTAGAAGTACACTGAAGTAGAAGTGAAGTGAACTTCGTAGAAACGAACATAAGAGAGGGCTACAACAAATGGGGAAGCATGCAGGAAAGCAATCACTCCTGTTCATCGGCGTAATGATGCTCGTTGGCGGTGGGGTGGCTGGATGTGGCGTGACGGGCGCGTCGGCAAAACAGGTATCGTTGCCTCCGGAGGCTGTCAGCATCCAAACGGTTCAGATGTCGAAACAGACGATTGGCGATACGTATTTAGGCACCGTGACGCCATATATTCAAACGACCTTGGCGCCGGCGGCGTCCGGGAAGCTGTCGCAGTTGAATGTGCGCGTCGGCGAGAAGGTGCAGGCGGGGGAGACGTTGGCGGCATTAGATCCGTCTACCGTCGTCCAGCAGCAGAACCAGGCAGAAGAGGCGAACGCGGCGGTCCTCAGTGCGCAACAGCAGTACGCGGACGCAAAGGCGATGTATAACGACAACATCAACGCCGAACAACAAGTGTCATCCGCTCAAAGCGCCGTGACAGAGCAGGCGGCTGCGGTGAAAACGGCGCAAGTGAATTTACAAAAAGCGCAATTGCAGGAGCAGCAGACCTTGAGTGGGACGGCGACGACACCGGAGGACAGCTCGGCCTTACAGGCTGTGGTCCAGGCGGATCAACAGGCGCTGACCTCCGCACAGAAGCAGCTCGATATTGCGCAAAGTA
Above is a genomic segment from Alicyclobacillus acidoterrestris containing:
- a CDS encoding putative bifunctional diguanylate cyclase/phosphodiesterase, yielding MFGGRFWSRFKRFAPTHGAGNYRYQRLSNDIVKGLKNNEFVLYYQPRIDTMTGQMIGAEALLRWQHKIFGAISPVQFIRIAEDTNFMIPLGNWVLETVCRQLRQWRDAGLPQIRISVNVSVKQLLECDFVDIVQSLLRQYEIDAKWLEFEVTETSILPEETLPDEAIRQLRALGIAIYLDDFGTGYSSLSWLERLDVDGIKLDKSFISRAPHHASSTQIVRAVIRLAHQLKLIVIAEGVETVEQLQYLQAQACDEVQGYLYSRPVPVNLFEEYLRGGRFHVAVQRLVSSHLS